The following are encoded in a window of Deltaproteobacteria bacterium genomic DNA:
- a CDS encoding winged helix-turn-helix transcriptional regulator yields MNKPAMHSLNGLNEPLSKTPHTHETDGLVDPGISKFLLPTKQFRELFILACLNENPSMSQHILAERVHLSSTMVNNYIRRLADEGLIRVEGHTNRSMRYSLTPKGYNRLSKLFIDYSVDIVRLYIATKHELVHKLMSLPREGVRRVVLFGAGETCEIVFAALKEMPVQVVGIVDNDPEKQGKRFFGIPVEGREAVPAIQPDCVLITSYARQDEIFEEIRHLESEGIRVCRLIDL; encoded by the coding sequence ATGAACAAACCGGCCATGCATTCTTTGAACGGGTTGAATGAACCGCTCTCAAAAACGCCCCACACACACGAGACCGATGGTCTGGTAGACCCCGGAATTTCCAAATTCCTTCTGCCTACCAAGCAGTTTCGTGAGCTGTTCATCCTCGCATGCCTGAACGAGAATCCTTCCATGAGTCAGCATATCCTGGCCGAACGGGTCCATCTGAGCAGCACCATGGTGAATAACTACATCCGGCGGCTGGCGGACGAGGGTCTGATTCGAGTGGAAGGACACACCAACCGGAGTATGCGGTATAGTCTTACGCCGAAAGGGTACAATCGGTTGTCAAAGCTTTTCATCGATTACTCCGTGGACATCGTCCGCCTCTACATCGCGACAAAACACGAATTGGTCCATAAACTCATGAGCTTGCCACGAGAAGGAGTTCGAAGGGTGGTATTGTTCGGCGCCGGCGAAACGTGCGAAATCGTGTTCGCCGCACTGAAGGAAATGCCGGTCCAGGTGGTCGGTATCGTTGACAACGACCCGGAAAAGCAAGGCAAACGGTTTTTCGGGATCCCGGTGGAGGGACGGGAGGCCGTTCCCGCCATACAGCCGGACTGCGTGCTCATCACGTCCTACGCCAGGCAGGACGAGATTTTCGAGGAGATTCGGCATCTGGAGTCGGAAGGCATCCGGGTGTGCAGGTTGATCGACCTCTAA
- a CDS encoding RsmB/NOP family class I SAM-dependent RNA methyltransferase — MTFERYRDFIPDFDHFLKVLELEPKPVIRVNALKCSPDALVDRLDRKGVILRPLGIRPYLFEYPASETPGSTLEFLSGWYHIQSLSSHVPVWVLAPEENESILDLCASPGSKTSLLAQEMRNSGSILANEKRTSRLRPLLNTLIRLGVANTVVCTYNGEEFPKRVAFDRVLVDAPCSGEGNVRIRPGAFLDHTDGAGKHLPELQKRLLVRGFDVLKPGGRLVYSTCTFNPEENEGVVAHLLTVRDAIVERIDQPLPHSPGITGYGNVIYGNELAKCIRIYPHQIRTGGFFIASVVKPGNTC; from the coding sequence TTGACGTTTGAGAGATATCGCGACTTCATCCCGGATTTCGATCACTTTCTGAAGGTCCTGGAGCTTGAACCAAAACCGGTGATTCGGGTAAATGCGCTCAAGTGCTCTCCGGATGCTCTTGTGGATCGCCTCGATCGTAAAGGGGTCATCCTGCGGCCTTTAGGAATTCGTCCCTACCTCTTCGAATACCCCGCAAGCGAAACCCCCGGATCCACCCTGGAATTCCTGTCCGGATGGTACCACATCCAGTCCTTGTCTTCCCATGTGCCCGTATGGGTCCTGGCCCCTGAAGAGAACGAAAGCATACTGGACCTCTGTGCCTCGCCGGGAAGCAAGACGAGTCTCCTGGCTCAGGAGATGCGGAATTCGGGATCGATTCTGGCCAACGAGAAGAGAACTTCGCGTTTGCGCCCTCTGCTCAATACGCTGATCCGGTTGGGCGTGGCCAATACGGTCGTATGCACCTACAACGGCGAGGAATTCCCCAAACGAGTCGCGTTCGATCGGGTTCTCGTGGACGCTCCGTGTTCCGGAGAAGGAAATGTTCGTATCCGACCGGGCGCCTTTCTCGATCATACCGATGGGGCCGGGAAACATCTTCCCGAACTTCAAAAGCGACTGCTCGTCCGTGGATTCGACGTTCTGAAGCCGGGCGGACGGTTGGTTTATAGCACCTGCACCTTCAACCCGGAGGAAAATGAGGGCGTTGTGGCGCACCTCCTGACGGTGAGAGACGCTATCGTTGAACGCATAGATCAGCCTTTGCCTCACAGTCCGGGCATCACCGGATACGGAAATGTCATCTATGGAAACGAGCTTGCGAAATGCATCCGGATCTATCCCCACCAAATCCGAACCGGAGGTTTCTTCATTGCCTCCGTGGTTAAACCGGGAAACACATGCTGA
- a CDS encoding HAD-IA family hydrolase produces the protein MKTGTETRENALLDWRRITHVLLDLDGTLLDKDFDDHLWQELVPMVYAREKGVSLQEAKTILYTEYKKEWGRLNWNDIDHWSAVFGLEIVDLQRSVASRVAMHPGVTEFLKFVRAMGKPLHLVTNAHPKTLSTKMEQIPLAALFDEVLSAFQVGHAKEEIEFWEEAQHRLAFTPETTVLVDDNAEALRAAEEFGVVYVLHKSRASSTRPPEPHPEFPSIEYFSELMTIPGEGPETLKPWPTTRRVLQVCT, from the coding sequence ATGAAGACCGGAACCGAGACACGGGAAAACGCATTGTTGGATTGGCGACGCATCACGCATGTTTTGCTGGATTTGGACGGAACTCTGCTGGATAAGGACTTTGATGACCATTTGTGGCAGGAGTTGGTGCCCATGGTCTACGCACGGGAAAAGGGAGTTTCGCTCCAGGAAGCAAAAACAATCTTATACACGGAGTACAAGAAAGAATGGGGCAGGCTTAACTGGAACGACATCGACCATTGGAGCGCCGTATTCGGTTTGGAAATCGTCGATCTGCAGCGGAGCGTGGCGAGCAGGGTGGCCATGCACCCAGGGGTCACGGAATTCCTGAAATTCGTGCGGGCTATGGGCAAACCCCTGCATTTGGTGACGAACGCCCATCCAAAAACGCTCTCGACCAAAATGGAGCAGATTCCATTGGCTGCTCTCTTCGACGAGGTTCTGAGCGCTTTTCAGGTTGGTCATGCCAAAGAGGAGATCGAGTTCTGGGAGGAGGCCCAACACCGATTGGCCTTTACCCCCGAAACCACCGTGCTGGTCGACGATAATGCGGAAGCGCTCCGTGCGGCGGAAGAGTTCGGGGTGGTTTATGTACTCCATAAGTCGCGGGCTTCGAGCACCCGGCCGCCGGAACCCCACCCCGAGTTCCCTTCGATAGAATATTTCAGCGAACTCATGACGATTCCGGGAGAAGGACCCGAAACATTGAAGCCTTGGCCCACCACGCGGCGGGTGCTACAGGTGTGTACCTAA
- a CDS encoding AURKAIP1/COX24 domain-containing protein: MSSVTKKRRKKMSKHKHRKLRRRNRHKNK, encoded by the coding sequence ATGTCCAGCGTAACCAAGAAACGTCGAAAAAAAATGAGCAAACACAAACACCGCAAGTTACGGCGAAGGAATCGTCACAAGAATAAATAA
- the trxA gene encoding thioredoxin, producing the protein MAAKNIIQVTDETFDSDILKSELPSLVDFWAAWCGPCRAIAPVIDELAEQYDGKIRVAKMNVDENPRTPGKYGIRAIPTLILFKGGDVANQITGAVSKSHIEEAIKSVV; encoded by the coding sequence ATGGCAGCAAAAAACATCATTCAAGTGACGGATGAGACGTTCGACTCGGATATCCTGAAATCCGAACTGCCTTCTCTGGTGGATTTCTGGGCCGCGTGGTGCGGGCCGTGTCGCGCCATCGCTCCGGTCATTGACGAACTGGCTGAGCAATATGATGGAAAAATCCGAGTGGCGAAGATGAACGTGGATGAAAACCCCAGAACTCCGGGCAAATACGGTATCCGGGCCATCCCGACGCTGATCCTCTTCAAGGGAGGGGACGTGGCGAACCAGATTACGGGCGCCGTATCCAAAAGCCATATCGAGGAAGCCATCAAAAGTGTCGTCTGA
- the trxB gene encoding thioredoxin-disulfide reductase → MQQEMYDLIIIGGGPAGLTAGMYAARARMKVLLLEKLSPGGQVLNTEWIENYPGFPEGISGFELVDRMKEQALRFGLPIESGEVTGINLSDSEKEVVLADGKRYGCRALVIASGASWNKLKVPGEVELIGKGVSYCATCDGPFFRDAVTAVVGGGDSAVEEALFLTRFAKKVIIIHRRDELRATKIVQERAMASEKIEFLWNTVVTEIQGDGKVERLSLRNVKTGDVSDLEVEGIFIFVGVVPNTGYIGAEIEKDERGFVIANLYRETNVPGVFACGDVTHKDFRQVANAVGEGANACYSAEKYLESH, encoded by the coding sequence ATGCAACAGGAAATGTATGATCTGATCATTATCGGAGGCGGACCGGCCGGTTTGACAGCCGGGATGTATGCCGCGCGAGCCCGGATGAAGGTTTTGCTGCTGGAAAAGCTGAGCCCCGGTGGCCAGGTCTTGAATACGGAATGGATTGAAAATTATCCCGGTTTCCCCGAAGGTATCAGCGGCTTCGAACTGGTGGACCGGATGAAAGAGCAGGCATTGCGGTTCGGTCTGCCCATTGAATCCGGAGAAGTCACCGGTATAAACCTCTCCGATTCCGAAAAAGAAGTAGTGCTGGCCGACGGAAAGCGGTACGGATGTCGCGCCCTCGTCATCGCCAGCGGTGCGTCGTGGAATAAACTTAAAGTACCCGGGGAAGTGGAACTGATCGGAAAAGGGGTTTCCTACTGCGCAACGTGCGACGGTCCGTTTTTTCGCGATGCTGTTACGGCTGTAGTGGGCGGTGGCGATTCAGCCGTGGAAGAGGCGTTATTCTTGACCCGTTTCGCCAAGAAGGTGATCATCATACACCGGCGCGACGAACTACGAGCAACGAAGATCGTGCAGGAACGGGCCATGGCGAGCGAGAAAATCGAATTTCTCTGGAACACCGTCGTTACCGAAATTCAGGGTGATGGCAAGGTCGAGCGTCTTTCGCTCAGAAATGTCAAGACCGGAGACGTGTCCGATTTGGAGGTTGAGGGGATCTTCATCTTCGTCGGAGTGGTTCCCAACACCGGATATATCGGCGCGGAAATCGAAAAGGACGAACGCGGTTTTGTCATCGCCAATTTGTATCGGGAAACCAACGTGCCGGGAGTTTTTGCCTGTGGGGATGTGACCCACAAGGACTTCCGGCAGGTGGCCAACGCTGTCGGAGAGGGAGCGAATGCCTGCTATAGCGCCGAAAAATATCTGGAAAGTCACTAG
- a CDS encoding outer membrane protein assembly factor BamD — protein sequence MPAIAPKNIWKVTRKTTAGYRGFVLALLAAAMLNISGCGILFHEPPPNSDDLLMQDGIEAFNDGSYKDAIEVFQKVKDRFPFSPHVILAEQKIADAHYLRQEYPEAVYAYEDFEKLHPRNPIIPYINFQIGMCYFEQMAAIDQDQEYTRKAAAEFDRLIKTHPDSVYAIRAENKLNECLKRLSQYEMYVGRLYFRQKHYAAAKARFQGVVYNFPDQGEYREALTYIARCDAELQTKSEVPSVQGGTSGGSIPSE from the coding sequence ATGCCTGCTATAGCGCCGAAAAATATCTGGAAAGTCACTAGGAAAACGACGGCGGGTTACCGAGGTTTCGTGCTGGCCCTTTTGGCCGCAGCGATGCTGAATATATCCGGATGCGGCATTCTATTTCACGAGCCGCCGCCGAACTCGGACGACTTGTTGATGCAGGACGGCATCGAAGCTTTCAACGATGGAAGCTATAAAGATGCCATAGAAGTGTTCCAGAAGGTCAAAGACCGCTTTCCTTTCAGCCCCCACGTAATCCTAGCCGAACAAAAGATCGCGGACGCGCACTACCTGAGGCAAGAATATCCTGAAGCCGTGTATGCGTACGAGGATTTCGAAAAGCTTCATCCGCGCAACCCGATTATTCCTTATATCAACTTTCAAATCGGCATGTGTTATTTTGAGCAAATGGCCGCCATTGACCAGGATCAGGAATACACTCGCAAAGCGGCGGCGGAGTTCGATCGCTTGATTAAGACACACCCGGACAGCGTTTACGCCATACGGGCCGAAAATAAGCTCAATGAATGCCTGAAGCGGCTTTCCCAATACGAAATGTATGTAGGGAGGTTGTACTTCCGGCAAAAGCACTATGCTGCAGCCAAAGCTCGCTTTCAAGGGGTGGTCTATAATTTTCCGGACCAGGGGGAGTACAGAGAGGCGTTGACGTACATCGCCCGATGCGACGCGGAACTGCAGACCAAAAGCGAAGTCCCTTCCGTACAGGGGGGGACCTCCGGCGGTTCAATACCTTCCGAATAG
- a CDS encoding ATP-binding cassette domain-containing protein, producing the protein MERSPIIAVDNIYKSFKDTPVLQGVSLNVYQKETVGIIGKSGVGKSLILKHIIGLMRADAGQVLVNGVDVGKASRGELEHVRSKMGFLFQNAALFDSLTVFENVALPLRETTKLSETQIQEKVKDLLDHVGLIAAREKFPPQLSGGMRKRVGLARALVNNPDIILFDEPTTGLDPLRKNSVHELIAASQRHHGFAAVIVSHEIPDIFTITDRIAMLDEGKIVVDTPSGEFERVTNEAFLNFLSGVQSIRCPHTGLLSRVELDIRLAEECARGERYGQPFSVVLVQVQSARKDTKVEEWHFELAYVLRKQVRLSDVIARYDDRTFAMILPGTPKWAAEVLARRISEIASSKLADVAEGATPRVSVGWAEFEAKKTPEQLVREALNGLIVPGERTPS; encoded by the coding sequence ATGGAACGATCACCGATCATCGCTGTTGACAATATTTACAAGAGTTTTAAGGACACACCCGTGCTCCAAGGAGTTTCCCTTAATGTTTACCAGAAGGAGACCGTTGGTATTATCGGGAAAAGCGGGGTGGGCAAGAGCCTCATCCTGAAACACATTATAGGACTGATGCGAGCCGACGCCGGACAGGTGCTGGTAAACGGAGTGGATGTTGGCAAGGCTTCTCGGGGTGAGCTCGAACACGTCCGTTCCAAGATGGGTTTTCTCTTCCAGAATGCAGCGCTTTTCGACAGTCTGACCGTGTTCGAGAATGTGGCGCTGCCTCTGAGGGAAACGACCAAGCTTTCGGAAACCCAAATCCAGGAAAAAGTCAAAGATCTTCTGGATCACGTGGGATTGATAGCGGCCAGAGAAAAATTCCCGCCACAACTCAGCGGCGGCATGCGAAAACGAGTTGGGTTGGCTCGGGCTCTTGTGAATAATCCGGACATCATTCTTTTCGACGAACCTACCACCGGACTGGATCCTTTGCGCAAGAACTCCGTTCACGAACTCATCGCGGCTTCTCAACGTCATCACGGATTTGCCGCCGTCATCGTAAGTCACGAAATACCGGATATTTTCACGATCACCGACCGGATCGCCATGCTCGACGAGGGAAAAATTGTGGTGGACACTCCCTCCGGCGAGTTCGAGAGAGTGACAAACGAAGCGTTCCTTAATTTTCTCTCCGGCGTCCAAAGCATACGGTGTCCTCATACGGGCCTGCTCTCCCGGGTCGAGCTGGACATTCGCCTCGCCGAGGAGTGTGCCCGTGGCGAGCGATACGGACAGCCGTTCAGTGTTGTGCTGGTTCAAGTCCAAAGCGCTCGAAAGGATACGAAGGTGGAAGAATGGCATTTCGAACTGGCGTATGTCCTGAGAAAACAGGTTCGGCTCTCTGACGTGATCGCACGCTACGATGATAGAACGTTCGCCATGATTCTGCCCGGTACTCCAAAGTGGGCCGCAGAAGTCCTGGCCCGCCGAATCAGTGAAATCGCCTCCTCCAAGCTGGCGGACGTGGCGGAGGGAGCCACGCCTCGAGTTTCCGTCGGCTGGGCTGAATTCGAGGCTAAAAAGACGCCGGAACAGCTCGTCCGGGAGGCGTTAAATGGCCTCATCGTTCCTGGAGAACGAACGCCGTCGTGA
- a CDS encoding YkgJ family cysteine cluster protein, which produces MISIQDLRETMPNAERLFPRVRSLYLRLPETRCSCDQPGVCCTFLPEMTAVEALQWFQLMQHMPDRILLSTLKRFMESYFTSLARLSHCPFLADGVCSIYEHRPFACRAFGLWSRELGRKRTQQSREEKDTLRGTWKQYGVELPAHVVEFEHDHCDRVTVESDERLNDSDLLYLFREIYDLDQEIGGFREQFEKGYHSDFSFLVTGLALGMKKALLDKLAVTKELLQEGVEVRLRRVMELASPEKLHLDVRASAECDSTSENPPESV; this is translated from the coding sequence ATGATATCCATCCAGGACCTAAGAGAGACGATGCCTAACGCCGAGCGCCTTTTCCCGCGGGTGCGGTCTCTGTATCTGCGCCTCCCGGAAACCCGGTGTTCATGCGACCAGCCCGGAGTCTGTTGCACTTTCCTGCCGGAAATGACGGCAGTGGAGGCGCTTCAATGGTTTCAACTCATGCAGCATATGCCGGACCGGATCCTTTTATCAACACTGAAAAGGTTCATGGAATCCTACTTCACGAGTCTGGCTCGTTTGAGCCACTGTCCTTTTTTGGCGGACGGTGTCTGCTCGATCTATGAACATCGCCCGTTTGCGTGCCGTGCTTTCGGTCTCTGGAGTCGTGAACTGGGCCGGAAACGCACCCAACAGAGCCGAGAAGAAAAGGATACGCTGCGCGGGACGTGGAAGCAATACGGGGTGGAATTGCCCGCGCATGTCGTGGAATTCGAACACGACCATTGCGACCGGGTCACGGTTGAGTCGGATGAACGTTTGAATGATTCGGACTTGTTGTATCTTTTTCGAGAGATTTATGATCTTGACCAGGAGATCGGCGGTTTCCGGGAACAATTCGAAAAGGGGTATCATTCCGATTTTAGTTTCCTGGTGACCGGCCTTGCGCTGGGGATGAAAAAAGCGCTGCTCGACAAGCTGGCAGTCACAAAGGAATTGCTTCAGGAAGGCGTGGAAGTCCGACTCCGCAGGGTGATGGAACTGGCGTCGCCGGAAAAACTCCATTTAGACGTGCGGGCTTCCGCGGAGTGCGATTCCACGTCCGAAAACCCACCGGAATCCGTTTGA
- a CDS encoding twin-arginine translocase TatA/TatE family subunit, whose translation MFGLGTSEVIVIALLILVFFGARRLPEIGEGLGKAIREFRNVKKDLAQDDKRDDEDADSVNKGPSLEKKIASKVADQVSERIPAIRQAKKLKDGADKLKNLLS comes from the coding sequence ATGTTTGGTCTTGGAACGTCGGAAGTTATCGTGATCGCTTTGCTTATCCTTGTTTTTTTCGGCGCTCGTCGGCTGCCCGAGATCGGGGAAGGCCTGGGTAAGGCCATTCGCGAGTTCAGAAACGTTAAAAAAGATCTTGCCCAGGACGACAAGCGAGACGACGAAGACGCGGACTCGGTCAACAAGGGTCCATCCCTTGAAAAAAAAATAGCCAGTAAGGTCGCCGACCAGGTCAGCGAGCGAATTCCTGCTATCCGGCAAGCCAAAAAGCTCAAAGACGGGGCAGATAAACTAAAGAATCTGCTCTCCTGA